The Candidatus Paceibacterota bacterium genome segment CATGGTGGTGCTACGGTGTGGTTCCCATGGGGGTCGGCCCCCATGGGAACCACACCGTAGCCGAACCGTATTGGCAAGCTATCATCCAGCTACCCGCAGATCAGCCATTTCCGGGTCGCCGGAACAACGACACACTTGAAACCTCCCGGGGAAAGCCGCATCCTTTGGCAGAATCATGATCTCCGCCATCATCGTCGCCGCCGGCCAAGGCACCCGTATGGGCGCCGGGGTGGACAAGCTGCTCCTCGAATTGGACGGTTGCCCAATCGTGGCTCACACTTGGAGGCGCTTTGACCAAACGGAGTCCATTGATGAGATTCTAATGGTCGTCCGCGACGGCGCGCAGCCTTCCTTTGCCGAACTGGCTCAGAAGCAGCGGTTCCGCAAGCCGTATAGTTTGGTCGTCGGCGGAAGGGAACGACAAGACTCGGTATGGAACGGGCTTGCGGCGCTCTCTCCGCAGGCCGAAATTGTGGCCATTCAGGACGCGGCGCGCCCCTGCACTTCCCAGGCATTGATCAACGCCACTATCGCTGCCGCCCGGCAAATCGGCGCTGCCGTCGCAGCCCAGCGGGTCGTTGACACCATCAAGGAGTCGGGCGATGGCAAGGTCATCGAGCGGACCCTCGACCGTTCGCGGCTTTGGGCCGTTCAAACTCCCCAGACCTTCCGCGTCGAGATCATTCGCCGGGCGTTGTCGGAGGTGCGCCGGCGCAATTTGCTGGTCACCGACGACACCGCAGCCTGCGAACTTATCGGTCAACCGGTTCAACTCGTGCCCAGCACCCAACCCAACCCCAAGGTCACCCGTCCCGAGGACCTTTACTGCGTCGAAGCCCTGCTGCTCGGTATGCGGCGCGAGGAAGGCGTCCCGAGCACCTGGAAGTAGAACTCCGCCGCGCCGAACTCCGCCAGTCCAGCGGCCCTTGCAAACCACCTTACCCCCCATTATCGTCTCCCAGAACGAATCTTCGCGCATTATGAAACGACGGTTTATTTACGGGGTGGTAGTGAGCGCGCTCGCGGTGAACTTGCTGGTCGGCGCGCGCATCTATTTGAACTCCGCCCAGGCGGCTGAAAAGGACTCGGCCTATCCCAGCCTTGAGCTTTTCTCCTACGCCATGGCAAAGGTCCGCAAGGACTATGTGGACGGCCACAAGCTGACTTACCAGGACCTTGTCTATGCCTCGCTCAAAGGCATGCTGGGCACGCTTGATCCGCACAGCGAATTCATGGAGCCGGACAATTACAAGGAACTCCAGAATGACACGCAGGGCGCGTTTGGAGGGCTCGGCATCGTGATCGCCATGAAGGACAATTTCATCACCGTAATCACGCCCATGGAGGACAGTCCGGGCTTCCGCGCCGGAATCCTGTCCGGCGACCGCATCATCAAGATTGACGGCAAGAGCACCGAGAAGATGAGCCTGCAGGACGCGGTGAAGTACCTGCGCGGGGAGCCGGGCACCGAAGTCAAAATCTCCGTCCTACGCCCCTCCTCCGGCAATTTAAAAGACTACAACCTCACCCGCGCCGTCATCAACATTGACATGGTCAAGGACATCAACGGCAAAAAGGAGTTTCCGCTGGGCGAAAACAAGATCGGCTACATCCGCCTGGTACAGTTCGGCGAGAAGACCAACGCCGACCTGGAAGCGGCGCTGAAAAGGCTCAAAGCCCAGAACTTGCAGGCGCTGGTGCTGGATCTGCGTTGGAACCCGGGCGGTTTGCTCGAGCAGGCCGTGGATGTGTGCGAGAAGTTTCTGCCCCGCGGAAGCCTCGTGGTCACCACCGAAGGCCGGAACCCCGCGCAAAACTCGGTGCGCAAAGCCATGGGCCGGGGTGACACGCTAAACAACCTGCCCATGGTCGTGTTGGTCAATCTTGGCAGCGCCAGCGCGTCCGAGATCGTCGCCGGCTGCCTGCAGGATTCCAAGCGCGCGATCATCCTTGGTGAGAAGACCTTCGGCAAAGGTTCCGTGCAGAGCATCATTCCCCTCGCAGAGATGCCGGATGGCGTGCCGGCGTTGCGGCTCACCACCGCCAAGTACTACACACCGAGCCACAAGGTCATCCACGAAGAAGGCATCACGCCGGACATTACCGTGCCGCTGACAGAAGAACAGGAGCGCGATGTGCTAATGAAGCATGCCCCGGGGGGTATTCAAAGCCTGGACGAGAAGGAGCGCGAACGAGTATTGAATTCACACGATCCACAACTGGATCGCGCCATGGACCTGCTCAAGGGCATCACCCTTTTCACCCAGCGCGCCCCTGCCCTCGACAAGCGAGTCGCCAAAGGCGGGAAAATGGCCGCGAAATAGCCAACCGCCACCTTCGCAGCCCCTGCGGCCATGCCTCTCCTGGCGGTTGAAACATCCTGCGACGAGACCAGCGCGGCGGTCGTGCATCGTGGCCGCGTATTGTCGAATGTCGTCTCGTCGCAGGTTCAACTGCACGCGGAATACGGCGGCGTTGTGCCGGAACTGGCGGCCCGCGAGCATCTGCGCAACCTCATGCCCGTCACCCGGATGGCCCTCCAGGAGGCCGCCATCGCCGCTGACCAAATCGAAGCCGTGGCCGCCACCCGTGGTCCCGGACTGCCCAGCGCACTGATGGTCGGCCTCAGAGCCGCACAGGCCGTTGCCTTTGTTCTGCGCCGCCCATTTCTCGGCATCAATCACCACGAAGCCCACCTCTATTCGGCCTGGGTCAAAGGCCGGCCGCCAGTCGCCGACTTCTCCAGCTTCGAGCCCAGCGTGTCACTCATCGTCAGCGGGGGCCACACCCTCCTGGTCCATCTGCGCGCCGAACTCGACCATGTTCTGCTCGGCTCCACTGTGGACGACGCCGCCGGTGAATGCTTCGACAAGACCGGCAAGCTCATCGGCCTGCCTTACCCGGCCGGTCCCGAGATTGATCGCCTCTCCGAAGGCGGTAATTCCAAGGCATTCGACTTTCCACGCCCGATGATTGACGAGCCCAATGATGACTTTAGTTTCAGCGGCTTGAAGACCTCCGTCCGCTACTTCCTGCGCGACCACCCCCGCCTGCTCGACGACCCGCAACGCTTGCGGGACCTGTGCGCCAGCGTTCAAGCGGCCATCGTGGACGTGCTCGTGACCAAAACCCTCCGCGCCGCCCGCCGGCTTCGCGTCCGCTGTGTGACGGCTTCCGGTGGCGTCACCTGCAACCGCGCCCTGCGCCAGCGGCTCACGGCTGCTTGCCAACGGGAATGCCTCACCCTCCATCTCGCCGAAAGCTCCCTCTGCACCGACAACGCGGCCATGATCGGCATCCTCGCCGAGCAAAAACTAACCCTCCGTCCCGAGCCAGCCAGCCTCGACGCCGACATCCTCCCTGGCTGGGCTCTGGGCTAAAGCGGCCGGAAACTGTCAAGACTTGCCATTTCTGAAGCAGGAAAGCTGGTTTTCCCCCACAATATACGATATGGGAGACCAGGAATGGCGTTCCGGAGTGCCGCCAGTGCTGTCGACAGGGAAGGCCGCCCGCGTTATCCGGCGGATGCGGCGATTAGCGAGAGGACTTTCTCGACCGCCTCCACGTCCTTCACGGGCATCATTTCGCCCGCGCGTGGCTTGATCTCCACCTCGCCCTTGGCCAGCGATTTCTCGCCGATGCCCACGCGGATCGGAAAGCCCACCAGCTCCGAGTCCTTGAATTTCACCCCGGGCCGATCATTCCGGTCGTCGAGAATCACGTCCACGCCGCGCGCGGTCAGCTCGGCGTAGATCTTCTCTGCGAGCCGCATCACGGCGCCCTCGGGCGCGACATTCAACGGCGTGATGCAGACGCTGTACGGTGCGACGCTGACGGGCCAGACGATGCCGTAATCGTCGTGGCTCTGCTCGATCACCGCCTGCAAGGTGCGGGTGACGCCGATGCCGTAACAGCCCATGATCGCCGGCTGCTGCTTGCCGGTCTCGTCCAGGAACAGCGCATTGAGGGCCTGGCTGTATTTGGTGCCGAGCTTAAAGACGTGGCCGACTTCGATGGCGCGCTGCACCTTGAGTCCCGACTTGTCGGAACATTTGGCGCAGGCCTCCCCCGCCTGCACCAGCCGCAACTCCGTCCAGTGCGCGACCTGAATATCGCGCCCGATGGCGACATGACGCAGGTGGAAGCCGTCCGCGTTGGCACCCGTGGTCATCTCGGCAGCGTCCCGCAGACGTTCATCGGCATAAACCGGCAGCTTAGTGACGCCAGCGGCGCCCAGGCTGCCCGGATGCGCGCCCAGCGCCGCGAAGATCTCCTCCGATTCCGCCGGCCGGAAGTTCCCCGTGCCCAGCGCGCCGACCAGCTTTGCTTCGTTCAGTTTGTCGTCCCCCCGCAGCAGAATGAGGACCGGCTTGCTGTCGGCAAGGTAAACCAGCGTCTTGATCTGCTGCTCCGCGGGCACACTGTAAGGCGCCTTGCTCAGCGCCTCGATGGTCACGACACCCGGCGTAGGAAACTTCTCCACTTCGGCCTTTGGACTACGGATGTCGGACTTGGCCACCGCGCTCGTCGCCTTCTCAATGTTCGCCGCGTAGCCGCAAGCTTCGCAGAACACCACCTCGTTCTCCCCCGTCTCCGCCGGCACCATGAACTCGTGCGAGAACTTGCCCCCCATAACGCCCGTGTCCGCCTCGACGGCGATGGTCTTGAGGCCGCAACGCCGGAAAATCCGCGCGTAGGCGTCGTACATCCTGTGGTAGCTCGCCTGTGCGGCTTCGTCAGTGGCGTCGAAGCTGTAGGCGTCCTTCATGATGAACTCCTTGGCCCGCATCAGGCCGAAGCGCGGGCGGATTTCGTCCCGAAACTTGGTCTGAATCTGGTAGAAGTTCTTCGGCATCTGCCGATAGGAGTTGATCTCCCCGGCCACCAGCGTGGTAACGACCTCCTCGTGCGTCGGTCCCAGCACCCATTCCTTCTTGGCCCGGTCGCGCACCTTGAAAAGAACGTCCTGCGCCGTCTCGTAACGGCCGCTTTGCTGCCATATGTCAGGCGGCTGGAGGGCGGGCATGAGCAACTCAAGCGCGCCGGCGCGATCCATCTCCTCGCGCACGATCTGCTCTACCTTGCGCAGCGCACGCAGCCCGAGCGGCATGAAGGTATAAAGCCCGCCGGTGAGCTTGCGGATCAGCCCGGCGCGGAGCAATAGTTTGTGCGAGACAATCTCGGCGTCCGCCGGCGTCTCTTTAAGGGTTGGGATGAGTGTTTGGGTCCAACGCATACGAGCGGCGAATTGTGAAGAGCCGAAGAGGAGTTGGCGAGCAAGAACTCACCTCACCGTGTTCACCAGCGGGGTGAACCCCTGCAGGCGCACTTCGAGGCGGTCGCCGGACACAATCGGCCCCACCCCGCTGGGCGTGCCGGTGAGAATGATGTCGCCCGGCAGCAGGGTCAGGTTGGTGGAAATGAAACTCACTAACTGGTGACAATTGAAGATGAGCTGGCTCGTGGCCGAGTTCTGGCGCAACTGGCCGTTCTGGAAAAGCTGGATGGTCAAATCCCGCGGATCGGCAGTCGTTTCCACGTATGGCCCCAATGGTGTGAAAGTATCGAAGGATTTAGCGCGGGCGTATTGCGTCTCGCTGTTCTGGATCGTGCGGTCACTGATATCCTGGGCCGCCGTGTAGCCGAAGATGTAGCGGGCCGCCGCCGCTGCCGTCACGTTCCGCACGCGCCGGCCAATGACAACGCACAGTTCTGCTTCGTAGTCGGTCCGGTGGTTGGGAAACGGAATCTCGATCTTGCCGCCGTCCGGCAGCACCGACGTCGGCGCTTTGAACCAAATCAGCGGTTCCCGGGGCAGGGCCTTGTTTTGCTCGCGAGCGTGGTCCGCGTAGTTCAGGCCGACCGCAATAACCTTCGAAGGAGCCACCGGCGTCAGCGTTCGCACTCCTTTGAGCGGCGTTGGTTTCCTCTCAAAGGAAGGAGAACCGAAAACATCACCGCGTACACGGTAAATCTCACCATCAACAACCTTCGCGTAGAAGATTTCATCGCCCTTTTGGAATCGGCCAATCGTTGCCATAGCAGCGGCTGGAGTGTAGGCGACCCACCGGTCGTTCCGCAAGGCTAAAGGGCTAAGCCCCGGCGCTTTGGATCGCGCTGAGCAGCGGGCCAATGAGAAGATTTGGAGCGCATCCCAGCACCACCACCAACAGCGCTAGCAGGATGATGACAACCTGGCTCACGACCGGCGTTGGCGTGGTCCCTGTCTCCCCTTCCGCTTTGACGATGAAAATCTGCTTGAGGACCTTGAGGTAGTAATAAAAGGACACCGCGGTGAGAAGGAGCGCGACTGCCACCAGCCAGAGCAGGCCCAAGCCACCCCGAGCTTCGTTCAAGGCCGAAGCGAAGACAAGAAACTTCCCCATGAACCCTGCCAGGGGCGGAACCCCGGCAAGGGACAGTAAGAAGATCGCCATACACATCGAGACCGCTGGCGCCCGGCGACCGAAGCCGGCAAAATCCGACAAGCGGTCTCCCCCAGTCTGCCGCTCCACAATGCTGAGCACCCCAAACGCCCCCAAAGTCGCCAGACCGTAGGTGATGACATAGTAAACCAGCGCAACCATGCCTTGTTGCCCATGCGGCAAAATGCCCAGAAACATATACCCCGAATGGGCGATTGCCGAATAGGCCAGCAACCGGCGCACGCTGGACTGGACAATCGCCGCAAGGTTGCCGAGGAACATCGAAGCCGCCGCCAGGACCGCCAGTACCGGCACCCAACCCGGCAGATATGCCTGCCATGCGGCACTGCCTTCGGCACCCTTGAAACCGAGCATCATCACCCGGGCGAAGATGAAGAAGCCCGCAACCTTGGAGCCGGAAGCGATGAACGCGGCGCTTGGCGCCGGCGCCCCCTGGTATGTGTCCGGAGCCCAGAGATGGAACGGAACGGCAGCGACCTTGAAGCCTAAGCCAATTACGGTCATCACGATCGCAACCACCAGCAGAGGGTCAAGACTCGGACCTTCGACCGCCTGCGCAATCTGGCCGAGGTTAGTCGCGTTAGATAGCCCATAGAGCATGCTCAACCCAAACAACGTGAATGCAGCCGACATGCTGCCAAACAGGAAATACTTCAAGGCTGCTTCCGCGGACTGGGGCTTGCGCTTGCTGAAGGCCGTCAGGATGTAGAGACAGAGACTCGTAAGTTCCAGTGAGACGAAGATCATCAGGATATCCACCGAACTGACCAGGAACATCATCCCAACCGCCGCCAGCAGGATCAGTGCGAAGTACTCCCCCACATGCGGAGTGAAGTCGGTATCCACCGACAGGAGGACGGTGAAGATTGTCAGCGCGAGCAATGCGACCTTGATGAACTGGGTCGCCGGGCTCACCTCCCACATGCCGTTGAAGGTCGCCGCCTGCTCTGGCAGCACAAGCATCCATCCCATTGCCGCCGTGCAGCCGACAAAAGCGATCATCGCGGCCACGAACAGGCGAAAGCGCAGTTCGACCCCACGCAGGGCCAACAGGTCCACCGCCAGAACAACGAGCCCTGTGAAAACAAGTACTGCTTCAGGCGCGGCCAGTTCGAGCAACTCAAGATAACCAGCCGCGCTTATAAGACGCCTCCCCTCCGCAGCCAATCAAAGTGCGGCAAATCAAAGGTCGGTCCGATCAAATCCAACAGCAACCTTGGCCACAAACCGATGATCAGCGACGTTCCGATAAGGAGCATCGCCCCGATCCGCTCGGGAATGGTAATCTGTTCCAGTTCCGAGTGTCGTTGTTCCTCCAACACTTCGTTGGTGGCGGAGTTCGCACGTTCGCCGAAGAATGCGCTCTGCAGGACGCGCAGGCTGTAGGCTACGCTGACCACAATGCCAAACCCTGTCAGGACGGCCAAGGAAGGGAACGCTCGCCAGCTTCCAATCAGCACCTGCAGTTCCGCTACGAAACCACTGAACCCCGGAAGGCCCATCGCAGCCATATTGGCGATGGTGAATGTCACGGCCGCAAAGGGTATTGCCTTGTTCAGGCTCATTACCTGCAAGGACGGCAGGTCACGAGTGTGCGTGCGGTCATAGACCATTCGCCCGACGACCGCGAACAGCAATCCGGCGATGATTCCGTGCGAGAACATCTGCAGCACCGCGCCGCTCAGACCGACTGTGTTTAGGGTGAGCAACCCCAGCAACACGAACCCCATATGGCTCACGCTAGAGTAGCCAATGACGAACTTAAAATCCTGCTGCACCAGCGCCACCAGCGCCCCATAGACGATGCCAATTACCGCCAGAATGCTCAGGGCGTCCCGCCACGAGTCCAATCCCAGGACAGTGAAATCCCACGGGTCCAGCCCGGAGGGGAAAAGCGTAATGGCTACGCGCAAGCAGCCATACGCGCCCAGCTTCATCACCACTCCCGCCAGAAGCATGGAGCCTGCCGTCGGCGCCGCAACATGCCCTGTTGGCGCCCAGGTATGGAACGGCCAGAGACCGGCCAGAATGCCGAACCCCACGAACACCACCGGAAAGGCCCACATTTGGAAGCTCTGTGGGAACGGGAACCTGGCCAGCTCGAGGATGTTCATTGACCTGGCCCCGGCGACAGCGTAAGCCGCAATCACGCCGATGAGGACCATCGCGCTACCGCCGAACGAAT includes the following:
- the tsaD gene encoding tRNA (adenosine(37)-N6)-threonylcarbamoyltransferase complex transferase subunit TsaD, giving the protein MPLLAVETSCDETSAAVVHRGRVLSNVVSSQVQLHAEYGGVVPELAAREHLRNLMPVTRMALQEAAIAADQIEAVAATRGPGLPSALMVGLRAAQAVAFVLRRPFLGINHHEAHLYSAWVKGRPPVADFSSFEPSVSLIVSGGHTLLVHLRAELDHVLLGSTVDDAAGECFDKTGKLIGLPYPAGPEIDRLSEGGNSKAFDFPRPMIDEPNDDFSFSGLKTSVRYFLRDHPRLLDDPQRLRDLCASVQAAIVDVLVTKTLRAARRLRVRCVTASGGVTCNRALRQRLTAACQRECLTLHLAESSLCTDNAAMIGILAEQKLTLRPEPASLDADILPGWALG
- a CDS encoding proline--tRNA ligase, whose product is MRWTQTLIPTLKETPADAEIVSHKLLLRAGLIRKLTGGLYTFMPLGLRALRKVEQIVREEMDRAGALELLMPALQPPDIWQQSGRYETAQDVLFKVRDRAKKEWVLGPTHEEVVTTLVAGEINSYRQMPKNFYQIQTKFRDEIRPRFGLMRAKEFIMKDAYSFDATDEAAQASYHRMYDAYARIFRRCGLKTIAVEADTGVMGGKFSHEFMVPAETGENEVVFCEACGYAANIEKATSAVAKSDIRSPKAEVEKFPTPGVVTIEALSKAPYSVPAEQQIKTLVYLADSKPVLILLRGDDKLNEAKLVGALGTGNFRPAESEEIFAALGAHPGSLGAAGVTKLPVYADERLRDAAEMTTGANADGFHLRHVAIGRDIQVAHWTELRLVQAGEACAKCSDKSGLKVQRAIEVGHVFKLGTKYSQALNALFLDETGKQQPAIMGCYGIGVTRTLQAVIEQSHDDYGIVWPVSVAPYSVCITPLNVAPEGAVMRLAEKIYAELTARGVDVILDDRNDRPGVKFKDSELVGFPIRVGIGEKSLAKGEVEIKPRAGEMMPVKDVEAVEKVLSLIAASAG
- a CDS encoding NADH-quinone oxidoreductase subunit N — translated: MLELAAPEAVLVFTGLVVLAVDLLALRGVELRFRLFVAAMIAFVGCTAAMGWMLVLPEQAATFNGMWEVSPATQFIKVALLALTIFTVLLSVDTDFTPHVGEYFALILLAAVGMMFLVSSVDILMIFVSLELTSLCLYILTAFSKRKPQSAEAALKYFLFGSMSAAFTLFGLSMLYGLSNATNLGQIAQAVEGPSLDPLLVVAIVMTVIGLGFKVAAVPFHLWAPDTYQGAPAPSAAFIASGSKVAGFFIFARVMMLGFKGAEGSAAWQAYLPGWVPVLAVLAAASMFLGNLAAIVQSSVRRLLAYSAIAHSGYMFLGILPHGQQGMVALVYYVITYGLATLGAFGVLSIVERQTGGDRLSDFAGFGRRAPAVSMCMAIFLLSLAGVPPLAGFMGKFLVFASALNEARGGLGLLWLVAVALLLTAVSFYYYLKVLKQIFIVKAEGETGTTPTPVVSQVVIILLALLVVVLGCAPNLLIGPLLSAIQSAGA
- a CDS encoding NADH-quinone oxidoreductase subunit M, producing the protein MLAWTIYISFLGAAVVLLLPKGHARAPRHVALLVAVLGFVAAVSGTLETKPGNLLTIARIPWIPSLGIEFHLAADGISLTLVLLTAIAAIAGILFSWDVAHRAKEFFALFLLLIGSVYGVFLSFDLFLLLVFYELAIIPKYFLIAVWGSTRKEYGAMKLALYSFGGSAMVLIGVIAAYAVAGARSMNILELARFPFPQSFQMWAFPVVFVGFGILAGLWPFHTWAPTGHVAAPTAGSMLLAGVVMKLGAYGCLRVAITLFPSGLDPWDFTVLGLDSWRDALSILAVIGIVYGALVALVQQDFKFVIGYSSVSHMGFVLLGLLTLNTVGLSGAVLQMFSHGIIAGLLFAVVGRMVYDRTHTRDLPSLQVMSLNKAIPFAAVTFTIANMAAMGLPGFSGFVAELQVLIGSWRAFPSLAVLTGFGIVVSVAYSLRVLQSAFFGERANSATNEVLEEQRHSELEQITIPERIGAMLLIGTSLIIGLWPRLLLDLIGPTFDLPHFDWLRRGGVL
- a CDS encoding S41 family peptidase, which translates into the protein MKRRFIYGVVVSALAVNLLVGARIYLNSAQAAEKDSAYPSLELFSYAMAKVRKDYVDGHKLTYQDLVYASLKGMLGTLDPHSEFMEPDNYKELQNDTQGAFGGLGIVIAMKDNFITVITPMEDSPGFRAGILSGDRIIKIDGKSTEKMSLQDAVKYLRGEPGTEVKISVLRPSSGNLKDYNLTRAVINIDMVKDINGKKEFPLGENKIGYIRLVQFGEKTNADLEAALKRLKAQNLQALVLDLRWNPGGLLEQAVDVCEKFLPRGSLVVTTEGRNPAQNSVRKAMGRGDTLNNLPMVVLVNLGSASASEIVAGCLQDSKRAIILGEKTFGKGSVQSIIPLAEMPDGVPALRLTTAKYYTPSHKVIHEEGITPDITVPLTEEQERDVLMKHAPGGIQSLDEKERERVLNSHDPQLDRAMDLLKGITLFTQRAPALDKRVAKGGKMAAK
- a CDS encoding fumarylacetoacetate hydrolase family protein, whose protein sequence is MATIGRFQKGDEIFYAKVVDGEIYRVRGDVFGSPSFERKPTPLKGVRTLTPVAPSKVIAVGLNYADHAREQNKALPREPLIWFKAPTSVLPDGGKIEIPFPNHRTDYEAELCVVIGRRVRNVTAAAAARYIFGYTAAQDISDRTIQNSETQYARAKSFDTFTPLGPYVETTADPRDLTIQLFQNGQLRQNSATSQLIFNCHQLVSFISTNLTLLPGDIILTGTPSGVGPIVSGDRLEVRLQGFTPLVNTVR
- the ispD gene encoding 2-C-methyl-D-erythritol 4-phosphate cytidylyltransferase; translated protein: MISAIIVAAGQGTRMGAGVDKLLLELDGCPIVAHTWRRFDQTESIDEILMVVRDGAQPSFAELAQKQRFRKPYSLVVGGRERQDSVWNGLAALSPQAEIVAIQDAARPCTSQALINATIAAARQIGAAVAAQRVVDTIKESGDGKVIERTLDRSRLWAVQTPQTFRVEIIRRALSEVRRRNLLVTDDTAACELIGQPVQLVPSTQPNPKVTRPEDLYCVEALLLGMRREEGVPSTWK